The genome window GCACTCTTGCATTTGCCTACCATGATACTGGGAGAATACCTTCTGAGGATTTTACAAGAGAAGAAAAGCTCACATACCTGGGGCTAATCGGCTTTTTGGACCCGCCGCTTACAGAAGTTACGCCAGCCCTACAGGCCTGCGGTAATGCCGGTATCAAAGTGATTATGGTAACAGGGGATCATCCTGCTACTTCATTGAACATTGCCAGACAGGTCGAGCTGGTCGGGCCCGGGGAACAACTTGTTTTGACCGGGAAAGACCTTCAAGCATTTGATTTTTCATCCGAAACAGATCGGGATAAAATCCTGAGATGCCAGGTTTTTGCGCGGGTCAATCCGGCTCAGAAACTGGACATGATTGATTTTTACCAAAAACGTGGAGACATTGTCGGCATGACTGGTGACGGTGTAAACGATGCGCCAGCATTGAAGAAATCAGATATTGGCATTGCGATGGGACTGCGTGGTACGGCCGTAGCCGCAGAAGCGGCCGATATGATCTTGAAAGACGATTCTTTCAGCTCCATTGTCAGGGCAATCGGGCAGGGCAGGGTTATCTTTGAGAACATTCGAAAATTCATCGTTTTCCTGCTTTCCTGTAACATGAGCGAGATTTTCGTGGTAACCTTTGCAGGCTTTCTGGGCGTCGGTAACCCATTGCTGCCACTGCAAATCCTATTTATCAACATCATCACCGACGTGTTTCCTGCGCTTGCCCTCGGTGTTGGAAAAGAAAATCACAAACTCATGCATTCGCCACCAAGAGATCCCAAGAAGCCCGTCCTTGAAATGAAAGACTGGCGCAGGATTGTTTATTATGCACTGGTGATAACTGTCTGTGTCCTTGGTGTTTTCTGGTATGGAACCAGTCAGCTGGGATTGAGCCAGATGGAGGGCAATACGGTAACTTTTTATACATTGTCATTGGCGCAGTTACTGCACGTGTTTAATCTTTATTCTAGTAAAGGCAGTTTTTTTTACAATGAAATTACGCGCAACAAGTTCATCTGGCAGGCGCAAGGTTTGTGCATTCTGATCCTGCTGAGCACCTATTTTATTCCATTTCTAAAACAAGTACTTTCCCTGCATACGCTCGACATGCAATCTTTCGGATTGATAATGATAGGGGGAATTTTACCCCTTGGAATTATTCAGATTGCACGAATGTCATATTCAAGAATTTTGGGATAGTCCTATCGAGGACTAGCAAGAGTGGCATTGGGTGAACAATATCGGTTAAATCGAATATTACATGTAGGTTTTTAAAAGGTCAACAAGTTATTTGATAGCAGTTGATTTAGGTTATCGAGCTGATGTTGCCGCTTCCCAATTGTTCTTGCCATTGTGTTATTCCCTCTTTGGTGATCAATTGTTGAATAGAGCCTATCCCGTTTGTTTAAACTCATCTGGTGTTAAAAAACCAAGTTCTTGATGTGGTCTTTGCGTATTGTATTCGTTAATCCAGTGGCCAACCACTTCTCGAACCTGTGGCAAATTTTAAATAAATAAACGTTGAGAACTTCGCGACCAAAAAGTGCCACTAAATCGTTCGATGTACGCATTCTGTGCGGTCCGCCCCGCGGTCGGTTTGCCATCTGTTTCGATTGCCTGTTCCAGAAGCCGGACAACCCGCCTTGCAGGTAGGAAAAGTCAATATCTATCCCCGGTGCCTGACGATTATAATCATCCAATACATTCAAGGCGGCCGCCGCTGCGGTACGAAAACGACGTCCATCATCATACACCGTGCGAACCTAACACTTTCAGGGTAGGTTAGCTTTCACCTAGCCTCTTTAAGCGTCGGGTATATTTGACAATTTCCACGTATCACAACCAGAACGGTTGACATGTGTATCATAGGGGAGAGATGGGGCCAAATGCTGTAACACAGAACAAGGTGGTCTTTGGCTTTTTGGCGAAATTCTTAGCAGCTGAAAATTAAACCCAAGCAGGAGCAGTAGAGAAAGAGAGGTTTTGGTTGAAAAATCGCCTTTTACATTCTTAGCTTAGCAGCGACCGCATTTTCAATCGACCCCTCACCTGTAGTATATCCAACCCGTTTTTCTATTAGTTAGTTATCAGGGCCAAATAATGCCCATACAGGAATTGCTTCCAGTTGATATTTTTTATTGAGCTTTGTAAAGCTTTCGGTATCATTTAATAGCTACTGTTGCCAAGGCATACTTTCTTCTTTTAAAGCATTTTGCCAATGTGCTTCATCTTTGTCAATTGAAATGCTGTAAATGCTAAGGCTGTTGCCGTAGTTTGCTTGTAATGACTTTATCTGAGGAATTTCTTTTCGGCAGGGTAAACACCAGCTCGCCCGGAATACGACTAATTTGAATTTATTATCCTGGTTAAGTATTGAAGAAATGATCTTTTGATCAGGCTGTTTCAGTTTTAGATCGGCCGGGAATTGGCTTCCGGTATCGTTATTATACGATAGAAAATTTTGTATATTTTTATATACTGACGAGTTCGCTAGCGATTTGTCAAACCCAGATAATAACCTTGCAAGTTGCTTTTCGTCTAAATCCCCTTTACTCACGTTAAGTGTGTTAAGCAAATAGATGGATTTTGGATATTTTAAAACAAGATCAGCATTATGCTTAATATCGGCATCTGTCTTTCCCGTCACAAAGTTTCCATGGTAAAATGCAGCTTCGGTTTGCGAATTAACATGATCTAACTCTAACACAATTTCTTCTGGATTCTTGCTTTTAAAGCCTTGTAAAGGAGTAAGTTGTGTCGTTCCGGGATGTTTACACAATCTACAATCAGCCCAATCTCGTTACGTACAGAGCGTTGTTCTTTCAAACCGTGGAATTGTGATAGTAGTAGGCCACACCTATGTAAGAATCATTACATCGTGATTGCAAAGGATGTTTTTGGTTCAAGAAACTGGTTCAGCTCCTAGCTTAAAATGTAACCATATGCACTAACGCGCTGGAAGCGTTCAGTTTTTCACTTTAAAAAAAACATACATTGTTTCACTATATACGCTTGTGAATGCTGAGGTTTTTGTTTCAAAATAGAGAAAAACCTGTGAAGCGGTCATTGGCTTCACAGGTGAGGTTTGTCTTCTCAGTTTCTAGCGAATTTTTCAAGCTCAAAGTTGAATTTATCCATTTCTTCCAAGAACAATCCGTGTCCGCCTTTTTCAAATTTTACGATGTAAGAACCTTTGATGGCTTTGTTAAGCTGTTCAGCCTGAGCATAGTTACACAATTTGTCATTCACACCGTGGAATATCGCAACCGGCATTTTGATTTTTCCAAGCACCGGACGAAGATCCAGGTCACCCAATGCGCTGATAGCCTGCGTAGTTGCGTAAGGGGATGCATTTAAGTTGATGCTTTCCAACCATTTGATGGATTCCGGCGTAAGTCCGCCTTCTTGTCCTTCAAATGCTTTTCCAAAGCCTGCCACCAATTGTTCGCGGTTCGTTTTAGTCTGTTGGATCAAATCCGTTGCGCCCTGCTCAGTGATGCCGTAAGGATGGCCTTCACGATGTTTCCATGATGGACCAGTTGCACCGAATACGGCTAACTTATTGATATGGGCACCATTATATTTGGTTACGTAGTGAAGTACCACGGCACTGCCCATTGAAAATCCGCCTAAGGTTGCGTTCTGGATTTTCAGTTTTTCCAAAACTACTTTAATGTCGTCGGAGAAAGTATCGAAGTCATATTTTCCGTAAGGTCTGTCCGATTTTCCGAAGCCGCGGAGTGAAATCCCGATCACCCTGAACCCTTTTTCAACCAAATATTGGTATTGATATTCGTACATGTCATTGTTCAACGGCCATCCGTGAATGAGCACGACGGGCTGGCCTTCGCCGAGGTCAATCACGTGGAGTTTTACATTTTTCTCCACTTCAATGTATTCTTCTCTTCCCAGTGAGGCGGGCTTGCGTATTTGTGCAAATAGAGATTGGCTTTGGATAAAAGTGAAAAGGAATGCGATAGTCAAGGCAATGGTTTTCATCTGAGTAGTAAGTTTGAATGTTTGAGTTAATCGGCTAACGGTTAGCTGATTGTCATATCGTTTTGACATTACAAAGGTGGCAGCTTAGTCAGCCCGAAGGAATGGATAAAAAGCCACGCGCCTTGTACATTTTTCCCGAAAGGCGAAATTATGGCTTGTAAAAACTGGAAAGTTGATCCAATCGCTGCCTGATCAGCGCATTTTTCATTGGCTCAAACCTTGCCACCTCTATATTGTCTTTGGTCACAACCACATGAAACGGCTGATTCAACTTGCTGGTCATGTGGTAAACCGACACGAGTTCTGCAAGATCCTCGGACCACGCCGCCATTCCATATAATGAAGGGAAAGGGGTTTTGGCGAGCTTGCGATAAACATCCGGTGCCAGATTGATCGGAATAGCTTTACCGCTTCGGAAACGTGTCTGTTCCAGCAGCGAATCAATGTATGGATCTTCGGGCACGGTCACCATGCGCCAGACATTTTTGGTATAAGGCGTCGGCGTAACAATGGAATCTTTTTCGGCAGAATAAGGCGTTACCTCCGCTACCGCGTCTACCACGTGCGTAGCCTCGTGCAGCAGCACATAAAGGAGCGCATCCATCTTGCCGCCTTCCACACGTACTTTATAACTTCCCTGACCTTCTAATTTGAAGCATGTATTTTCCTTCCATGTCGCCCATTCCGAAATGGTCTCATCCAGCAGCCCGGCGCGGAATGTAATGTTGAACATTGTCGGCCCGCTGCCAGATTCAAGTAATGAGGTCAATGCCGTGTTGGGCATATTGTCCATGAAGCTGATACTTTGCAAATGCTGTTTCAAAATGCGCTGGTGCAGAGGCGGCAAATGTGCAAAAGCATTACGCACTTTGTCCTTTTCTACTGTCGTCAGCGCGTGGTTAACTGGCTTCATCCCATCTTCTCGAAACATTTTGAAAACACTTTCGGGGGCAATTTTTACACGTTCGTAAGGTTCAGATTTACCTAATGTATCTCCACTTTGTGCAAAGGACCATGTTGGCAAAAACAGCATTATTAAAGCTACAACTGTGTATGCTAACCGCATTTTTCTGATCATAAGTGTTTTCTGAATTAATCTGTAATCTTCAACGAACTAATAGAAGAACCATCCAATTCAAGATGGTAATTCATCACAAGTGGACTACCCGGAAATGTGCCGCTTACTTCCAGAGTCAGTTTCCCTTTTGAGCCGGTTTGACTAAAATCAATGGGTGTCAGCTGCATATTATACTTCTCTGTCGCTTCCTCGATCCACCCTTCAATTTCCTCCCTACCCGAATAGGACGAACCTTCGTCGGAAACGGTTGCGTGTTCTGTGAAGTAATTGGCAAATGCTGTGCTGTCTTGGTTGTTTTGTGCTTTGATAAAGCCTTGGATGTTTTCTGGAAGTTTCATGATTTTGAATGTTTATGTTGATTTAAAATTGGTTTTGTATTGAATAAAATCTTGATAAAAAAAGGGATTATAATGTGGGAATGGTGCCGCCATCGATCACATATTCGGTGCCTGTAAGGTAAGTGGCTCTCGTAGAAACCAGGAAGCCGACCAGTTCGGCAACTTCATATGGCCACGCCGGTCTGCCAAACGGAATGCCTCCTAATGCGTCCATGACGCTTTTCTCAGCGTGCTCGGTGGTTACGCCCGAACTTTCGGCGATCCGCTCCATCATTCTGACCGAAGCCGTGGTCATAATCCAGCCGGGCGAAACGGTCAGCACGCGCACACCTTTCGGTGCTACTTCATTAGACAAACTTTTGCTGTAATTGACCAAAGCGGCTTTTGCTGCCGCATAAGGCAATGTGGAGTCGTACAAAGGAAGTTTCGCCTGAATGGATGCTATGTGGATAATGACGCCTTCGTGCCGGTTGATCATTCCTGGCAAAAATCCTCGATCCAGCCGCACAGGCGCCAGCAGATTGGTTTGAAAAGAGGATTCCCAGTCTTCATCAGAAAGCACCGCAAATCCACCCGCAGGCGTTTCCGAGCCTCCCATATTGTTGATCAGAATGTCCAGTCGGCCGAATTTTTCAATGACTTCGTCCACCACTTTCTGCGTTCCTTCCGGTTTGCTTAAATCGGCTGCTATGAAATGCAGGGTATTATTTTCTTCTTCCGGCCTGTTTCTGGCTGTAATGATCACCGTTGCACCTGCTTGTAACAGACGATCGGCGATTGCTTTTCCGGCTCCTTTGCTGCCGCCGGTTACCAGGGCAATTTTATCTTTTAGTTCGTTTTCAAAATTGAAGTCCATGTCGTTATCGATTTGTGTAGGACAAATTTCAGCACTATGCTACGCGCCGACAAGTACGGACTTACGATTCAGATAGGGATAAATTTATCCCTATTGAACCTCCCAAGGCATATGTTTATATTTGCAGCATGTACGAAAGAAAGACAATGCCCAACCTGAATTGCGGGCTCGACCTGATCGGTGAGGTGCTTTATGGCAAATGGAAAATACGGCTTTTGTGGTTCATTCACCAAGGTTTTCAACGCCCCAGCGAGCTGCAACGGAAAATCCCTGATGCATCCCGCCGGGTGTTGAATGTGCAGTTGAAAGAACTCGAAAATCATGAGCTGGTCGGGAAAATCATTTATCCCGTAGTCCCGCCAAAAGTCGAGTATTATCTTACTGATTTTGGTAAATCACTGATCCCCGTCATTGGCGCAATCGGCGAGTGGGGTGATCAAAATGACCAGCGTTTGCGTGAGCTTATCGAAAAGAACATTCAGTCTTAGCAGACACATTTTCCGCACACGCTTTTTCCAAAATCTGCTCCATTTCCGGAAGCAAACCAGGGATCGGCGTGTCGCCCATATTAGTCAGCATCACTATGTAACGGCTGGGTTAGTCTAAAAAGTCGGTCGTATTTCTGAACTTCTCCTAAGACGTTATCTCCGAGTAAATTTGCTTGAATTGAAGCTGATTTAACACTTTTTGGTAAAGTAATTAAAAATAGCACCACCTTAAAGTGTAACTGCTGAACATCCATCATTCTAATGTTTGAAGTCGGCAATTATTGTATAATGATCTGAAAGTTCAGAAGTTTCGGAGACGTTTAATATTTAGGCTTCAAACATTTCGGGCAAGGCTCTGAGTGGTTAATAATCGACGCTCCAAACTTCGTTTACCTGCTCCGGCTGAACCAAAGGTTTCTTGACCCGATCAGGTAATCGCCGTTTTCCCTTTCGCCTCTTATTCAGCTTCAAAACTTGATTAATGCGGTGAACTCGCTTACTGAATTAGTGTGAGGCTATTTCAGTGTAATACAATTAGTTATTTTCGAGGAAATGCTATCAGCTTAAAAGTCAGGACCACATATATGACAGTTTTTGATTTCATAAAATTCTCTCGGTACATTCACGTCGTCAAATATTTTCCGTCCTAATGCAAATGGAATCGATTTCTTGATTGGCTACTTTATCATTTCTAATGAGTTCCATCACTACACTTACTTTATTTCGGTTTCAAAATTCACAAGCTAAAATGTGGGCTTTCGGGCAAATGCAGTTTGCACATGCTTATATCAGCAAAACGCCAGGGTTGCAATTTTACAAACTCATGGGCAGCGGTCGCGAGCCGGGTTTTAGCCCATTGCCTGACTGGGGTGTGTATGCTATGTTGGGTATTTGGGACAATGAGCAAAGCGCTGATCATTTTTTTAACGATACTGAAATTTTTAAGCGATACCAGGCGCACAGCAGTGAGCAGTGGACCATCTACATGAAACCCATACAAGCCAAGGGCCTTTGGTCAGGACGTAATCCATTTACCCCCTCAACAGATTTGGATGATGACAACCCGCTCATTGCAGTAATTACGCGTGCAACCATTAAGGCTAGTAAACTGATCAGATTTTGGGACTATGTTCCTACATCCCAGCAACCCATTGTGCAAGGTTGTGAAGGGCTGATTTATACCAAAGGAGTTGGCGAGGCACCGCTGGTTCAGATGGCCACTTTCAGCATATGGGAGAATATAGACGCCTTGAAAAACTATGCCTACAATAGCCCCGAACATCAGGAGGCCATCCGAAAAACCCGAAAAATAGATTGGTATAAAGA of Dyadobacter chenhuakuii contains these proteins:
- a CDS encoding integrase core domain-containing protein; this encodes MPQVREVVGHWINEYNTQRPHQELGFLTPDEFKQTG
- a CDS encoding TlpA family protein disulfide reductase, coding for MLELDHVNSQTEAAFYHGNFVTGKTDADIKHNADLVLKYPKSIYLLNTLNVSKGDLDEKQLARLLSGFDKSLANSSVYKNIQNFLSYNNDTGSQFPADLKLKQPDQKIISSILNQDNKFKLVVFRASWCLPCRKEIPQIKSLQANYGNSLSIYSISIDKDEAHWQNALKEESMPWQQ
- a CDS encoding alpha/beta fold hydrolase, which produces MKTIALTIAFLFTFIQSQSLFAQIRKPASLGREEYIEVEKNVKLHVIDLGEGQPVVLIHGWPLNNDMYEYQYQYLVEKGFRVIGISLRGFGKSDRPYGKYDFDTFSDDIKVVLEKLKIQNATLGGFSMGSAVVLHYVTKYNGAHINKLAVFGATGPSWKHREGHPYGITEQGATDLIQQTKTNREQLVAGFGKAFEGQEGGLTPESIKWLESINLNASPYATTQAISALGDLDLRPVLGKIKMPVAIFHGVNDKLCNYAQAEQLNKAIKGSYIVKFEKGGHGLFLEEMDKFNFELEKFARN
- a CDS encoding nuclear transport factor 2 family protein; this translates as MKLPENIQGFIKAQNNQDSTAFANYFTEHATVSDEGSSYSGREEIEGWIEEATEKYNMQLTPIDFSQTGSKGKLTLEVSGTFPGSPLVMNYHLELDGSSISSLKITD
- a CDS encoding SDR family oxidoreductase; translation: MDFNFENELKDKIALVTGGSKGAGKAIADRLLQAGATVIITARNRPEEENNTLHFIAADLSKPEGTQKVVDEVIEKFGRLDILINNMGGSETPAGGFAVLSDEDWESSFQTNLLAPVRLDRGFLPGMINRHEGVIIHIASIQAKLPLYDSTLPYAAAKAALVNYSKSLSNEVAPKGVRVLTVSPGWIMTTASVRMMERIAESSGVTTEHAEKSVMDALGGIPFGRPAWPYEVAELVGFLVSTRATYLTGTEYVIDGGTIPTL
- a CDS encoding winged helix-turn-helix transcriptional regulator, whose protein sequence is MYERKTMPNLNCGLDLIGEVLYGKWKIRLLWFIHQGFQRPSELQRKIPDASRRVLNVQLKELENHELVGKIIYPVVPPKVEYYLTDFGKSLIPVIGAIGEWGDQNDQRLRELIEKNIQS
- a CDS encoding spheroidene monooxygenase, which produces MSSITTLTLFRFQNSQAKMWAFGQMQFAHAYISKTPGLQFYKLMGSGREPGFSPLPDWGVYAMLGIWDNEQSADHFFNDTEIFKRYQAHSSEQWTIYMKPIQAKGLWSGRNPFTPSTDLDDDNPLIAVITRATIKASKLIRFWDYVPTSQQPIVQGCEGLIYTKGVGEAPLVQMATFSIWENIDALKNYAYNSPEHQEAIRKTRKIDWYKEELFARFQPYRSVGTWGGENVLAPYLDH